The following proteins come from a genomic window of Clostridiales bacterium:
- the mutL gene encoding DNA mismatch repair endonuclease MutL produces the protein MGKIHILGENISNKIAAGEVVERPASVVKELVENSIDAGANSITVEIKDGGTTFIRVSDNGSGMDMDDAKNSFIRHATSKINSEDDLSSIKTLGFRGEALASIAAVSHVDMQTKLKQETYGTRIEIHGGIYKFAGSTGCPDGTTITVRNLFFNTPARLKFLKKESREAALISDIVLKLSLSKPEITFKYINNKKLIFNTPGNNDLKSTILSLYGKEYHDSLIDVSYKGNILSIAGYIGRPESARSNRNFETFFVNNRYIQNRMLCAAVENAYKTYLPVNKFAFCILFISICPEFVDVNVHPTKAEVRFQDEREVFSAVFNTIRNGLAGEVIIPEFQEREMPQKFEQKKFYEDISSKETGKVNDIALERNEYSKVYRPVEEFKIEDGEKTDNAPEEVRDDGVRTESRNLIPPLIIIGQCNSTYILAQGPDGLYIIDQHAAHERVLFEKFKSSFERGGINSQKLLTPFVIELTPQEIEILKENMEIMKKIGFEVDFFGNNSVMLRAVPIVFGEPQLKKLFMEILDLANGGNTSAKSTIDNILYTMACRSAVKANDKLNNIEMEGLVKMLRQAANPYTCPHGRPTIIKITEKELEKKFKRIQ, from the coding sequence ATGGGCAAAATACATATTCTCGGGGAAAATATTTCAAACAAAATAGCTGCGGGTGAAGTAGTCGAAAGACCGGCTTCGGTTGTAAAGGAACTGGTTGAAAACTCGATTGATGCCGGTGCAAATTCCATAACCGTAGAGATAAAAGACGGCGGAACTACTTTTATAAGGGTCTCCGACAACGGAAGCGGAATGGATATGGATGATGCCAAAAATTCATTTATAAGGCATGCTACAAGCAAGATAAACAGCGAAGACGATTTAAGCAGCATCAAAACCCTTGGGTTCAGGGGAGAAGCACTCGCAAGCATCGCCGCCGTATCCCACGTCGATATGCAAACTAAACTGAAACAGGAAACGTACGGTACAAGAATAGAAATCCACGGTGGAATATATAAATTTGCAGGAAGTACGGGCTGCCCGGACGGGACAACGATCACCGTCAGGAATTTATTTTTCAATACACCGGCAAGACTGAAATTTTTAAAGAAGGAATCGCGGGAAGCTGCACTGATATCTGATATTGTGCTGAAGCTTTCTCTGTCCAAGCCTGAGATAACCTTTAAATATATAAATAATAAGAAGTTGATTTTCAATACGCCCGGCAATAATGACTTGAAAAGTACGATACTTTCACTTTATGGCAAGGAATATCATGATTCATTAATAGATGTATCATATAAAGGGAATATACTCTCTATAGCAGGTTATATAGGGAGGCCTGAATCAGCCAGGTCCAACAGAAACTTTGAGACATTCTTCGTCAACAACAGATATATACAGAACAGGATGCTGTGCGCGGCTGTGGAGAATGCTTATAAAACATATCTTCCGGTAAATAAGTTTGCATTTTGCATACTTTTTATTTCGATTTGCCCGGAGTTTGTAGATGTAAACGTACATCCCACTAAAGCAGAGGTAAGGTTTCAAGATGAGAGAGAGGTATTTTCAGCGGTATTTAATACCATAAGAAACGGTCTGGCAGGGGAAGTTATCATACCTGAATTTCAGGAAAGGGAAATGCCTCAAAAATTTGAGCAAAAAAAGTTTTACGAGGATATAAGTTCAAAGGAGACAGGCAAAGTCAATGATATTGCTCTGGAGCGGAATGAATACAGCAAAGTATACAGGCCCGTAGAGGAGTTTAAAATTGAAGACGGTGAAAAAACAGATAATGCTCCTGAGGAAGTGCGTGATGATGGAGTGCGTACGGAAAGCAGAAATTTAATACCGCCACTTATAATAATAGGCCAATGCAATAGCACCTACATACTTGCCCAGGGACCGGACGGATTATATATAATCGATCAGCATGCTGCCCATGAGAGGGTATTGTTTGAAAAGTTCAAATCCTCTTTTGAAAGAGGAGGTATTAATTCCCAAAAATTATTGACTCCATTTGTTATAGAGCTTACACCACAAGAAATAGAGATATTAAAAGAAAATATGGAAATTATGAAAAAAATAGGTTTTGAAGTTGATTTTTTTGGCAATAATTCAGTTATGCTGCGTGCTGTTCCGATAGTATTCGGCGAACCACAGCTTAAAAAGCTATTTATGGAAATATTAGATTTAGCAAACGGAGGAAATACATCCGCTAAAAGCACAATAGATAACATATTATATACGATGGCCTGCAGGAGCGCCGTAAAAGCAAACGATAAATTGAATAACATAGAAATGGAAGGATTGGTTAAAATGCTGAGACAGGCTGCTAATCCATATACATGTCCCCATGGAAGGCCCACGATAATCAAGATAACGGAAAAAGAATTAGAGAAAAAGTTTAAGAGGATACAATAG
- the mutS gene encoding DNA mismatch repair protein MutS: protein MANVTPMMQQYLEIKEKYKSCILFFRIGDFYEMFFEDAVNASRELGLVLTGKDCGMDERAPMCGIPFHAADSYVKKLVENGHKVAICEQMEDPAKAKGIVKRDIIKIITPGTITDTNMLDENKNNYIICVYVNKENYGISYCDISTGEFHVTQINYAGEQKLADEIARLNPSEIIYNSEFSKSQKYIKYINERFNISLNPYDDEAFEYKKCSEKVYSQFKNFDRKTNLKFGICACGALLSYIEETQKTDLSHINIMEVYSVGDFMMLDLSTRRNLELTETIRNNSKKYSLLWVLDKTYTAMGARMLRRWVEEPLISSKDIVRRQTAVEELLNNVYMREVLKEKLKGIYDIERLIGKIVYGNLNARDLISLKQSISLLPGLKKCISECKSPMLKDVFNKMDVLDDIYSLIDKAIADDPPVSIKDGFIIKGGYNETVDKLRTASVEGKNWIVKLEEKERESTNIKSLKVGYNKVFGYYIEVTKANLNLVPQDRYIRKQTLANSERYVTPELKEMESTILGAEDKVVQIEYDLFCDIREKIRSQIERMQNTSWAVSTVDVLCSLSNAASENDYVKPEITQDGTITIKDGRHPVIEKTLSYGMFVPNDTILDNDQNRIAIITGPNMAGKSTYMRQVALIVIMAQIGSFVPASYAKIGIVDKIFTRIGASDDLSSGQSTFMVEMSEVANILNNSTRDSLILLDEVGRGTSTYDGLSIAWSVIEYISDKSKIGAKTLFATHYHELTELEGRVSGIKNYCISVKEHGDDIIFLRKIMRGGADRSYGIQVAKLAGLPDEVIKRARSIADKLEENDINKRNENNNKIKEEVAADSDKENYMQLDFFGVRNSGIIDKLRKIDILKITPIDAINMLDKLIKEAKFKD, encoded by the coding sequence ATGGCTAATGTAACTCCTATGATGCAGCAGTATCTCGAGATAAAAGAAAAATACAAAAGCTGTATACTTTTTTTCAGAATAGGTGACTTTTATGAGATGTTTTTTGAAGATGCAGTTAATGCATCCAGAGAACTCGGACTTGTCCTAACCGGAAAGGATTGCGGAATGGATGAGAGAGCCCCTATGTGCGGAATACCTTTTCACGCTGCCGATTCATATGTCAAAAAGCTGGTTGAAAACGGCCATAAAGTTGCCATATGCGAACAGATGGAGGATCCGGCAAAAGCAAAAGGCATAGTTAAAAGGGATATAATAAAGATAATTACACCCGGAACAATTACCGATACGAATATGCTTGATGAAAATAAAAACAATTATATAATATGCGTATATGTGAATAAAGAAAATTATGGTATATCGTATTGCGACATATCCACAGGGGAATTTCATGTTACTCAGATAAATTATGCAGGGGAGCAAAAACTTGCAGATGAGATAGCAAGATTGAATCCTTCTGAAATAATATACAACAGCGAATTTTCCAAAAGTCAAAAATATATCAAGTATATAAATGAAAGGTTCAATATTTCATTGAACCCGTACGACGATGAAGCGTTTGAATATAAAAAATGCAGTGAAAAAGTGTACAGCCAGTTTAAGAATTTTGACAGGAAAACCAATTTAAAATTCGGGATATGTGCCTGCGGCGCCCTTTTAAGTTATATAGAGGAAACTCAGAAAACCGATTTATCTCATATAAACATCATGGAAGTTTATTCCGTAGGTGATTTTATGATGCTCGATCTGTCTACGAGAAGAAACTTGGAGCTAACAGAGACGATCAGAAACAATTCAAAAAAATATTCTCTTCTCTGGGTCCTCGATAAAACATATACGGCGATGGGGGCAAGGATGCTTCGAAGATGGGTTGAAGAACCCCTTATATCCTCAAAAGATATCGTCCGCAGGCAAACCGCTGTAGAAGAGCTTTTAAATAATGTCTACATGAGAGAAGTATTAAAGGAAAAGCTTAAGGGAATATATGATATAGAAAGACTGATAGGCAAAATAGTGTATGGCAATTTAAATGCAAGGGATCTTATATCGCTAAAGCAATCGATTTCACTGCTGCCAGGATTAAAAAAATGCATAAGCGAATGCAAATCACCTATGCTTAAAGATGTTTTCAACAAAATGGATGTGCTTGATGATATATACAGTTTAATAGACAAAGCTATAGCAGACGATCCTCCCGTATCGATTAAAGATGGTTTTATTATAAAAGGCGGATACAATGAAACTGTCGACAAGCTGAGGACCGCTTCCGTTGAGGGAAAAAACTGGATCGTTAAGCTTGAAGAAAAAGAGAGGGAAAGTACAAATATCAAATCCCTCAAGGTCGGTTACAATAAGGTTTTTGGATATTATATCGAAGTCACAAAAGCAAATTTGAATCTCGTTCCTCAGGACAGATATATAAGAAAGCAGACTCTGGCAAATTCCGAAAGGTATGTTACTCCCGAGCTTAAGGAAATGGAATCCACCATACTTGGAGCCGAGGATAAGGTTGTACAGATAGAATATGATCTGTTCTGTGATATAAGGGAAAAGATTCGCTCTCAAATTGAAAGAATGCAGAATACGTCATGGGCGGTTTCAACTGTAGATGTGCTTTGTTCCCTTTCAAATGCGGCGAGTGAAAACGATTATGTGAAGCCTGAGATTACACAGGACGGCACCATAACAATAAAAGACGGAAGGCATCCTGTCATCGAGAAAACACTCTCTTATGGCATGTTCGTTCCCAACGATACGATACTGGACAATGATCAAAACAGGATAGCGATCATAACCGGACCTAATATGGCCGGCAAGAGCACATATATGAGGCAGGTCGCTTTAATAGTCATAATGGCTCAGATCGGGTCATTCGTGCCTGCAAGTTATGCAAAGATAGGAATAGTAGATAAGATATTTACAAGGATCGGTGCATCTGACGACCTGTCGTCGGGGCAAAGCACATTTATGGTGGAGATGTCTGAGGTGGCAAACATACTGAACAATTCAACCAGAGACAGCCTTATTCTCCTGGACGAAGTGGGAAGGGGAACAAGCACATACGACGGTTTGAGCATAGCATGGTCCGTAATAGAATATATAAGCGATAAATCGAAAATAGGTGCCAAGACGCTATTTGCGACACATTATCACGAATTAACAGAACTTGAAGGCAGGGTAAGCGGGATAAAGAATTATTGTATATCCGTAAAAGAACATGGTGACGATATTATTTTTCTGAGGAAGATTATGAGAGGCGGCGCGGACAGAAGCTATGGAATACAGGTAGCGAAGCTTGCAGGCCTTCCGGATGAAGTGATAAAAAGGGCTCGAAGCATAGCCGATAAACTTGAAGAGAATGACATAAACAAGCGTAACGAAAACAACAATAAGATAAAGGAAGAGGTTGCTGCAGATTCAGATAAAGAAAATTATATGCAGTTGGACTTTTTCGGGGTGAGAAATTCCGGCATAATTGATAAACTTAGAAAGATCGATATACTTAAAATAACACCTATCGATGCCATTAATATGCTGGATAAGCTGATAAAAGAAGCTAAATTCAAAGATTAG
- the miaB gene encoding tRNA (N6-isopentenyl adenosine(37)-C2)-methylthiotransferase MiaB, translated as MIETWGCQMNEEDSEKMAGMLNSMGYESTGNKEDADIIVFNTCCVRENAELKVYGNLGILKNLKKSKPDLVITVCGCMMQQKGMAENIKKNYPFVNLIFGTHNIHKFPQLLNNAMQSQNAIIDLSEDYNIEEGIPIKRESKIKAFVTIMYGCNNFCTYCIVPYVRGRERSRKPSDIIKEVSNLSEEGYREITLLGQNVNSYGKGLDEDIDFAKLLTRLSDVEGIERIRFMTSHPKDISYELIDVIKNCSKVCKHVHLPLQSGSSRILKLMNRNYSKEKYLKIADKLKSEIPGIALTTDIIVGFPGETEEDFEETLDVVKRVRFDSAFTFLYSKREGTPAFKMKEQVDERVKHERFNRLLELVNSIALEKNKEYEGKTVRVLVEDISKNDGTKLMGRTDTGKLVNFSFEGYNADDLFGKIEDVKIEEAFTWSLNGKIAK; from the coding sequence ATGATAGAGACATGGGGCTGCCAGATGAATGAAGAGGATTCCGAAAAAATGGCCGGCATGCTAAACAGCATGGGGTATGAGAGCACTGGCAATAAAGAGGATGCCGATATCATTGTATTTAATACATGCTGTGTAAGAGAAAATGCAGAATTAAAAGTATATGGGAACCTCGGAATACTTAAAAACTTAAAAAAAAGCAAACCGGATCTTGTGATTACCGTATGCGGATGTATGATGCAGCAAAAGGGGATGGCTGAAAATATAAAGAAAAACTATCCTTTTGTGAATCTAATATTTGGAACGCATAATATACATAAATTTCCACAGCTATTAAATAATGCGATGCAGTCGCAAAATGCCATAATCGATTTAAGCGAGGATTACAATATCGAAGAAGGCATTCCGATTAAGAGGGAAAGCAAAATAAAAGCTTTTGTGACGATTATGTACGGCTGCAATAATTTTTGCACCTATTGTATCGTTCCGTATGTAAGGGGCAGGGAGAGGAGCAGAAAACCTTCCGATATAATAAAAGAGGTTAGCAATCTCTCGGAGGAAGGATACAGGGAAATCACCCTCCTCGGGCAAAATGTCAATTCTTACGGCAAGGGACTTGATGAAGATATCGATTTTGCAAAACTTTTGACAAGGCTAAGCGATGTCGAAGGGATAGAGAGGATTAGATTTATGACATCCCATCCCAAGGATATCTCATATGAGCTTATCGATGTGATCAAAAACTGCAGTAAGGTTTGCAAGCATGTGCATCTTCCACTTCAATCAGGCTCCTCAAGGATTTTAAAGCTCATGAACAGGAACTACTCAAAGGAAAAATATCTTAAGATTGCAGATAAATTGAAATCGGAAATACCGGGCATAGCGCTTACTACCGATATAATCGTAGGGTTTCCCGGTGAAACTGAAGAAGATTTTGAGGAAACGCTGGATGTTGTAAAAAGGGTGAGATTTGATTCGGCATTTACTTTCCTTTACTCCAAAAGAGAAGGTACGCCTGCATTCAAAATGAAAGAGCAGGTTGATGAAAGAGTTAAACACGAAAGGTTTAACAGGTTGCTTGAGCTTGTAAACAGCATAGCCCTTGAAAAAAACAAGGAGTATGAAGGCAAAACTGTAAGAGTGCTGGTTGAAGATATTAGCAAAAACGATGGGACCAAGCTTATGGGAAGAACAGATACGGGAAAACTCGTGAATTTTTCATTCGAAGGCTATAATGCCGATGATTTGTTTGGAAAAATAGAAGATGTTAAAATAGAAGAGGCCTTTACATGGTCTTTAAATGGCAAAATTGCAAAATAA